One segment of Brassica napus cultivar Da-Ae chromosome C3, Da-Ae, whole genome shotgun sequence DNA contains the following:
- the LOC106361745 gene encoding uncharacterized protein LOC106361745, with protein sequence MALPLGKLTILIGAGLVGSVLAKEGSLPDVSHFVSGAFKIVLRQLKQEEPAKSGSRPRNDTLTAQVNSLRHELQLLASNRPITIISTGGSGGKKYGWIIIIGVIGYGYVWWKGWKLPDFMFATRRSLSDACNNVGSQIDGFYESLSGTKRELGSEIDRMDRTLDASTIIIKETGREVNELRDGTANMKDDVRSVFEAVETLASKVHRIEGNQDLTLRGVGALHAQCREHKRLQESNKALPSTSSVPALEPAPVTPSLRSLSLPPASPRESQLPSTPNGAQQSNGPLQHTQSMSGLKDINESSNGTPSGEAMGNTSSGLFSMFSMPRIGRTRSAVNAVPANLTGAQ encoded by the exons ATGGCTCTTCCGCTCGGGAAGCTCACCATCCTCATCGGTGCAG GTCTTGTTGGGTCAGTGCTTGCTAAAGAAGGGAGCTTACCTGATGTATCCCATTTCGTCTCTGGTGCTTTTAAG ATTGTTCTTAGGCAGCTGAAGCAAGAAGAACCTGCCAAATCAGGCAGTAGGCCTCGCAATGATACTCTTACAGCACAG GTTAACAGTCTTAGGCACGAATTGCAGTTGCTGGCGTCAAACAGACCTATTACTATAATCTCGACAGGAGGATCAG GTGGTAAAAAGTATGGTTGGATCATTATTATTGGGGTGATAGGCTACGGCTATGTATGGTGGAAG GGCTGGAAACTTCCAGATTTTATGTTTGCGACAAGGCGCAGCTTATCAGATGCGTGTAATAACGTTGGCAGCCAGATCGATGGGTTTTATGAATCCCTCTCG GGTACGAAGCGGGAGTTAGGTTCAGAAATTGACAGGATGGACCGTACTTTGGATGCAAGTACAATTATTATTAAAGAAACAGGAAGAGAG GTGAATGAACTACGGGATGGTACAGCAAATATGAAGGATGACGTTAGGTCTGTTTTCGAGGCTGTTGAAACTCTG GCAAGCAAAGTCCATCGCATTGAGGGAAATCAG GATCTCACGCTTAGAGGAGTTGGAGCTCTGCATGCTCAGTGTAGGGAGCACAAAAGACTTCAAGAGTCCAATAAG gCTTTGCCATCGACTTCCTCTGTGCCAGCCCTTGAGCCAGCTCCTGTGACACCATCACTAAGG TCTCTGTCTTTGCCTCCTGCTTCTCCTCGTGAATCACAGTTGCCGTCAACCCCTAATGGAGCTCAACAG TCAAATGGTCCACTTCAGCACACTCAGTCTATGTCTGGTTTGAAGGATATAAACGAAAGCTCTAATGGAACACCTTCTGGAGAAGCCATGGGAAACACGAGTTCGGGCCTGTTTAGTATGTTCTCAATGCCAAGAATAGGGAGGACTCGTAGTGCGGTGAACGCAGTGCCTGCAAACTTGACTGGAGCCCAATAG
- the LOC106361748 gene encoding putative F-box/kelch-repeat protein At1g27420, translating into MESSSPSSLIPGLTDDVAELCLSRIPYSAFLIISQVCRRWRTFLRSEHFSAVRKLTGSVEEFTCVLMESQFVRDGRFVKYLFGEVFDVSGNRLGRIPTFPGPFVSGFGVAVLRGRKIVFFGGYTRDERFAIKGTTIYASADVHEFDPATNSWRKLANMNVPRHNFAYAVVNGLLYVIRGFSSFGDSLLSTEVYNPKTNQWSLMDCPYRPVWRGFAFSFKSKLFVVSNESRFIDIYDPKTETWKELDSGQSLSVYSYTVIRNKVYFFDRKMPGLGVFDPEENSWSWVGVPRSPGGYWFRLGEWNNKVILIARLGGCKALTGDLDKDNASKWRATYIKPSGSNATVVLINF; encoded by the exons ATGGAGTCGTCGTCACCATCGTCGTTAATACCCGGCTTGACCGACGACGTAGCGGAGCTCTGCCTCTCGCGAATCCCTTACTCTGCCTTCCTGATCATTTCTCAGGTCTGCCGGCGATGGAGGACGTTCCTTAGGAGCGAGCATTTCTCAGCCGTTCGAAAGTTGACCGGATCGGTGGAGGAGTTCACGTGCGTTCTGATGGAAAGCCAGTTCGTAAGAGACGGCCGGTTCGTGAAATACTTGTTCGGGGAAGTCTTCGACGTCTCCGGGAACCGTCTGGGGAGGATTCCCACCTTCCCTGGGCCTTTCGTGAGCGGTTTCGGCGTCGCGGTGCTCCGTGGCAGAAAGATCGTGTTCTTCGGTGGGTATACGAGGGACGAAAGGTTTGCGATCAAAGGCACCACTATCTATGCTTCTGCCGATGTTCACGAGTTCGATCCTGCTACTAACAG CTGGAGGAAACTCGCGAATATGAACGTGCCACGTCACAACTTTGCATATGCTGTAGTGAACGGGCTTTTGTATGTGATCCGAGGCTTTTCCTCATTTGGTGATAGCCTTCTCAGCACGGAAGTGTACAACCCGAAAACTAACCAATGGAGCCTCATGGATTGTCCATACCGCCCGGTCTGGCGTGGCTTCGCATTCTCCTTCAAGTCCAAACTCTTCGTAGTAA GCAATGAATCGAGGTTCATTGACATATATGACCCGAAAACGGAGACATGGAAAGAGTTAGACTCGGGGCAATCACTGTCGGTCTACTCCTACACAGTTATTAGAAACAAAGTGTATTTCTTTGACAGGAAAATGCCGGGACTGGGAGTGTTTGATCCAGAGGAGAATTCTTGGAGCTGGGTGGGTGTGCCTAGGTCCCCGGGTGGTTACTGGTTCAGACTAGGGGAATGGAACAATAAGGTTATTCTGATTGCACGGCTCGGGGGATGTAAGGCCTTAACTGGTGACCTTGATAAAGATAACGCGTCCAAGTGGAGAGCCACATACATTAAACCATCTGGTTCTAACGCGACCGTCGTTCTCATCAACTTCTGA
- the LOC106361746 gene encoding glucose-6-phosphate 1-dehydrogenase 3, chloroplastic-like translates to MSSSLSRPSYSSSSRTSSPFFSNHSSLINGDTRRSLSLLSASPQELCLRSQRKSVQSSVVLQDGAVVVTNSSPIEKLKDGLLSIPSQEVVAELGGGEHESTVSITVVGASGDLAKKKIFPALFALYYEGCLPQHFTIYGYARSKMTDGELRHMVSKTLTCRIDKRANCSEKMEEFLKRCFYHTGQYDSQEHFVALDKKLKEHEGGRLSNRLFYLSIPPNIFVDAVKCASSSASSLSGWTRVIVEKPFGRDSKTSAALTNSLKHYLEEDQIFRIDHYLGKELVENLSVLRFSNLIFEPLWSRQYIQNVQFIFSEDFGTEGRGGYFDHYGIIRDIMQNHLLQILALFAMETPVSLDAEDIRNEKVKVLRSMRPIQLEDVVIGQYKGTAKGGVTYPGYTDDTTVPKDSLTPTFAAAALFIDNSRWDGVPFLMKAGKALHTRSAEIRVQFRHVPGNLYNRNSGGTNLDQTTNELVIRVQPDEGIYLKINNKVPGLGMRLDQSHLNLLYSTRYSKEIPDAYERLLLDAIEGERRLFIRSDELDAAWALFTPLLKEVEEKKMIPELYPYGSRGPVGAHYLAAKHNVQWGDL, encoded by the exons ATGTCATCGTCTCTCTCCCGCCCTTCCTATTCTTCCTCCTCCCGCACCTCGTCTCCTTTCTTCTCGAATCACTCTTCCCTCATCAATGGCGACACACGACGCTCACTCTCACTCCTCTCCGCCTCTCCTCAGGAGCTATGTCTTAGATCGCAGAGGAAGTCCGTTCAGAGCTCTGTTGTATTGCAAGACG GGGCAGTAGTAGTCACGAACTCGAGCCCAATTGAGAAACTGAAAGACGGACTTTTATCTATTCCGTCACAAGAAGTTGTGGCAGAGCTTGGTGGCGGGGAACATGAGTCAACAGTTAGTATCACGGTGGTTGGAGCGTCTGGTGATCTTGCCAAGAAGAAGATATTCCCAGCTCTTTTCGCACTTTACTACGAAGGCTGCCTTCCTCAG catTTTACAATATACGGCTATGCAAGGAGTAAGATGACAGATGGTGAACTTAGACACATGGTCAGCAAAACACTGACTTGTAGGATTGATAAGAG GGCAAACTGTAGTGAAAAGatggaagagtttctcaagaGATGTTTTTACCACACGGGTCAGTATGATTCTCAGGAACATTTTGTTGCATTAGACAAGAAGCTCAAAGAGCATGAG GGTGGAAGACTCTCGAACCGCCTTTTTTACCTCTCAATCCCTCCAAACATCTTTGTGGACGCGGTGAAATGTGCAAGCTCATCTGCTTCATCTCTCAGTGGATGGACTAGGGTCATTGTCGAGAAGCCTTTTGGCCGAGATTCCAAAACCTCTGCTGCTTTAACAAACTCCCTTAAGCACTACCTGGAGGAAGACCAAATATTCAG GATAGACCATTACTTAGGAAAGGAGCTAGTTGAGAACTTATCAGTTCTCCGATTCTCAAATCTCATATTCGAACCGTTATGGTCAAGGCAGTACATACAGAACGTGCAGTTCATATTCTCTGAGGACTTCGGCACCGAAGGACGCGGAGGTTACTTTGACCATTACGGAATAATAAGAGACATAATGCAGAATCACCTCCTTCAGATACTAGCTCTCTTCGCCATGGAGACGCCCGTTAGTTTGGACGCAGAGGATATCAGAAACGAAAAGGTGAAAGTTCTGCGTTCGATGAGGCCAATACAACTCGAAGACGTGGTGATAGGACAGTACAAGGGGACCGCCAAAGGAGGAGTCACTTATCCAGGCTACACCGATGATACAACTGTACCGAAAGATAGCTTGACGCCGACGTTTGCTGCTGCTGCGCTCTTTATAGACAATTCGAGATGGGACGGTGTGCCTTTTCTGATGAAAGCTGGGAAAGCATTGCACACTAGGAG TGCGGAGATAAGGGTGCAGTTTAGGCATGTGCCTGGGAATTTATATAACCGGAACTCTGGTGGTACTAATCTTGACCAGACTACAAATGAGCTTGTCATCCGTGTCCAACCAGATGAAGGAATCTATTTGAAAATCAACAACAAGGTTCCTGGTTTGGGAATGAGATTAGATCAGAGTCATTTGAATCTTCTTTATTCAACAAG GTATTCAAAGGAGATACCAGATGCATATGAGAGGCTGCTGCTGGATGCAATAGAAGGTGAACGAAGGTTGTTTATTAGAAGCGATGAACTTGACGCTGCTTGGGCGCTTTTCACTCCGTTGCTCAAAGAGGTTGAGGAAAAGAAGATGATTCCAGAGTTGTATCCTTACGGCAGTCGTGGTCCAGTTGGTGCTCATTATCTAGCCGCAAAACACAATGTCCAATGGGGAGACCTTTAG
- the LOC106360077 gene encoding LOW QUALITY PROTEIN: putative F-box/kelch-repeat protein At1g27420 (The sequence of the model RefSeq protein was modified relative to this genomic sequence to represent the inferred CDS: substituted 4 bases at 4 genomic stop codons): protein MVESSPSSLIPGLTDDVAELCLSRIPRYDFRIISQVCRRWRRFLKSKHFSAVRKLTGPVEEFMCVLMKSQSPEDGSMWVEYLYGEVFDASGNNLGQIPSVPAPLKSQFGVEVLGGEKIVLVGGYAEAEGFPIDGTTRISASADVYEFDPASNSWRKLAGMNVPRREFAFAVVDGLLYVIRGFSSDGECLQSSEVYNPETNQWSFMDECPDRPDFHRAFAFSFKSKLFVVVGTMDMGNXVFSYIIXXXWLFFSGNESRFIDIYDPRTETWEELDSGQSLSVYSYTVVRNKVYFFDHNSDYKKPELGVFDPEENSWSSVSVPRSPGAYWCKVGEWNNKVILVSPLGGRTLIRDLDKENASKWRDTHIKPSGSNPTIVLINF, encoded by the exons atggtgGAGTCGTCACCGTCGTCGTTAATACCCGGCTTGACGGACGACGTAGCGGAGCTCTGCCTCTCGCGAATCCCGCGATATGACTTTCGGATCATTTCTCAGGTCTGCCGGCGATGGAGGAGGTTCCTCAAAAGCAAGCATTTCTCAGCCGTTCGAAAGTTGACCGGACCGGTGGAGGAGTTCATGTGTGTTCTGATGAAAAGCCAGTCCCCAGAAGACGGCAGCATGTGGGTAGAATACTTGTACGGGGAAGTTTTCGACGCCTCCGGAAACAATCTGGGACAGATCCCCAGCGTCCCTGCGCCTTTGAAGTCCCAATTCGGCGTCGAGGTGCTCGGTGGCGAAAAGATCGTGCTCGTCGGTGGATACGCGGAGGCTGAAGGATTTCCGATCGATGGGACCACCCGTATCTCTGCTTCTGCCGATGTTTACGAGTTCGATCCTGCGTCTAACAG CTGGAGGAAACTGGCGGGTATGAACGTACCACGTCGCGAGTTTGCGTTTGCTGTAGTGGACGGCCTTTTGTATGTGATCCGAGGCTTTTCCTCAGATGGGGAATGCCTTCAAAGCTCGGAAGTGTACAACCCGGAAACTAACCAATGGAGCTTCATGGATGAATGTCCAGACCGCCCTGACTTTCATCGTGCCTTCGCATTCTCCTTCAAGTCCAAACTCTTCGTTGTAGTGGGGACTATGGACATGGGAAACTAAGTTTTTTCTTACATAATTTGATGATGATGGCTTTTTTTTTCAGGCAATGAATCGAGGTTCATTGACATATATGACCCCAGAACTGAGACATGGGAAGAGTTAGACTCGGGGCAATCACTTTCGGTGTACTCCTACACTGTTGTTAGGAACAAGGTGTATTTCTTTGACCATAACAGTGACTATAAAAAGCCGGAACTAGGGGTGTTTGATCCAGAGGAGAATTCTTGGAGCTCAGTGTCTGTGCCTCGGTCCCCGGGTGCTTACTGGTGTAAAGTAGGGGAATGGAACAATAAGGTTATACTGGTTTCACCGCTCGGGGGACGTACCTTAATTCGTGACCTTGATAAAGAGAACGCGTCCAAGTGGAGAGACACACACATTAAACCATCTGGTTCTAACCCGACCATCGTTCTCATCAACTTCTGA
- the BNAC03G57500D gene encoding uncharacterized protein BNAC03G57500D: MKIKKKGQVHPSPPLPSFPSSSSKVDNCLSVLKLLPAVILLLVSSLSPEDKQVLAYLITRSLKTTTIAVSSGRRRSSCKKARTHHKAPRFDCECFECYTSYWFRWDSSPNRELIHQIIEAYEDHLAKSEKSSGRRGKKKEKSRRRRVVEPSGRPEEPVEPVDEVKPEESPEMLRFPAAAGTRHRGLARKVLPDVLGLFNWRFWRLWNPNA, translated from the coding sequence atgaaaataaagaagaaaggtCAAGTCCACCCATCTCCTCCTCTTCcatcatttccttcttcttcatccaaagtAGACAACTGTCTCTCTGTCCTGAAGCTTCTCCCCGCTGTGATTCTCCTTCTCGTCTCCTCTCTCTCCCCCGAAGACAAGCAAGTCCTTGCTTACTTAATCACCCGTTCACTCAAAACCACCACCATCGCCGTATCCtccggaagaagaagaagctcttgTAAGAAAGCTAGAACTCATCATAAAGCTCCGCGTTTCGATTGTGAATGTTTCGAATGCTACACGAGCTACTGGTTTCGCTGGGACTCCTCGCCTAACCGTGAGCTCATCCACCAGATCATCGAAGCTTACGAAGACCATCTAGCCAAGAGCGAGAAGTCAAgcggcagaagaggaaaaaagaaGGAGAAATCACGTCGTCGCCGGGTCGTGGAGCCCTCGGGTCGACCCGAAGAACCGGTGGAGCCTGTAGATGAAGTTAAGCCTGAGGAGTCACCGGAAATGTTGAGGTTTCCGGCGGCGGCGGGGACTAGGCACAGGGGCTTGGCGAGGAAGGTGTTGCCGGACGTGCTGGGATTATTCAATTGGCGTTTTTGGAGACTTTGGAATCCGAATGCGTGA